The following are encoded in a window of Impatiens glandulifera chromosome 5, dImpGla2.1, whole genome shotgun sequence genomic DNA:
- the LOC124938858 gene encoding endonuclease V, whose product MEVSLAQINNYSHEIQEKWTKEQDLLRKRLIVQDDFIWRLPNLPPGEQEPANVLKYVGGVDVSFSKDDPSLACGAFVVFDLVTHQVVYEDYSIVTLEIPYLPGFLAFREAPIFLDLLEKMKNVAHPCYPQLLMVDGNGLLHPRGFGLACHLGILADLPTIGIGKNLHQIDGLTQSRVKQLLEANENCDQDYIPLRGDSGCIWGAAIRSTEGSSKPIFVSVGHRISLATAIEMVKLTCQFRVPEPIRQADIRSREYLRKRQLGNEQNKQSNFV is encoded by the exons ATGGAAGTTTCTCTTGCACAGATTAACAATTACTCTCACGAGATTCAAGAGAAATGGACTAA GGAACAAGATTTGCTCAGAAAGAGATTAATTGTTCAAGACGATTTCATCTGGCGACTTCCGAATCTCCCTCCCGGAGAACAGGAACCGGCCAATGTGCTCAAGTATGTCGGCGGAGTTGATGTTAGCTTCTCAAAGGATGATCCATCTTTGGCTTGCGGCGCTTTTGTTGTTTTCGATCTCGTAACCCATCAAGTTGTCTATGAAGATTACTCTATTGTTACACTGGAAATCCCTTATCTTCCTGGTTTTCTTGCCTTCAGAGAG gctccaataTTTCTCGATCTCttagagaaaatgaagaatGTCGCCCATCCTTGCTATCCTCAG CTGCTGATGGTAGATGGAAATGGATTGCTTCATCCACGAG GATTTGGTTTGGCTTGCCATTTAGGTATTTTAGCTGATCTACCTACTATTGGAATAGGAAAGAAT CTGCATCAAATTGACGGTCTTACCCAATCCAGAGTGAAACAGCTCCTTGAAGCAAATGAGAACTGCGATCAAGACTATATTCCTCTGCGTGGCGACTCAGGCTGCATATGGGGTGCA GCAATTCGATCTACAGAAGGATCATCAAAACCTATATTTGTGTCAGTTGGTCACCGGATATCTCTTGCAACTGCCATTGAAATGGTTAAATTGACTTGCCAATTCCGAGTCCCCGAGCCTATTCGTCAG GCTGATATTAGATCTCGAGAGTACCTCAGGAAACGTCAATTGGGTAATGAGCAGAATAAACAGagtaattttgtttga